The Primulina eburnea isolate SZY01 chromosome 8, ASM2296580v1, whole genome shotgun sequence genome contains a region encoding:
- the LOC140838563 gene encoding uncharacterized protein, which produces MSPSRTPSPPLSASTSPISDDDKNVHSSPPSSAKPELPQPATRTSVFPTREDCWSEDASRTLIEAWGSHYLVLNRGNLRQKHWQEVADAVNSVHGASFKLRRTDVQCKNRVDTIKKKYKIEKSKVVQSKGRYSSTWPHFDSLDSLIGDTFVKVNDRNSNGHRRNLRRRVSPSPDVSPSPPRLPDTLTHYRKSSLDMIPHVIKDPEPSQLLRLPWSVPVGPRTRRSGPPTLTERNFSVMAAAAAAMKAKEDDDDSDDCCGQPPVVGIKRKGIAAVEGYRKLAEAIGRLGTMYEKVEEAKQRQLLELEKQRMQFAKDLEIQRMKVFMVQLEKLKRVKSNDSHKSYL; this is translated from the exons ATGTCGCCCTCACGTACCCCTTCTCCTCCTCTCTCTGCCAGCACCTCTCCAATCTCCGACGACGACAAAAACGTCCATTCTTCCCCTCCCTCATCTGCAAAACCGGAACTTCCACAGCCGGCAACACGAACCTCGGTTTTTCCCACCCGAGAGGACTGTTGGTCGGAGGATGCTAGCCGGACGCTCATTGAAGCCTGGGGGTCCCACTATCTGGTTCTCAACCGAGGAAACCTCCGCCAGAAGCACTGGCAGGAAGTCGCCGACGCCGTCAACAGCGTCCACGGCGCCTCCTTCAAGCTCCGCCGCACCGACGTCCAGTGTAAGAACCGTGTAGACACCATCAAGAAGAAGTACAAGATCGAGAAGTCCAAGGTCGTCCAATCCAAGGGGCGATACTCCTCCACGTGGCCCCACTTCGACAGCCTTGACTCGCTCATCGGCGACACCTTCGTCAAGGTTAATGACAGAAACTCTAATGGTCATAGAAGGAACCTTCGCCGGAGAGTTTCCCCGTCGCCGGATGTCTCGCCATCTCCGCCGCGGCTACCAGATACGTTGACCCATTACCGTAAAAGTTCACTGGACATGATCCCACACGTTATAAAAGATCCGGAACCGAGTCAGCTTTTGAGGCTCCCGTGGTCTGTGCCGGTAGGTCCCAGGACGAGGCGCTCCGGACCTCCAACCTTGACTGAGAGGAATTTCTCAGTAATGGCAGCGGCGGCGGCAGCAATGAAGGCTAAAGAGGATGATGACGATTCTGATGATTGTTGTGGTCAGCCGCCAGTGGTGGGGATCAAAAGGAAGGGGATAGCGGCGGTGGAGGGGTACCGGAAGTTAGCGGAGGCAATAGGGAGATTAGGAACTATGTATGAGAAAGTGGAAGAGGCCAAGCAGAGGCAACTTTTGGAGTTGGAGAAGCAAAGAATGCAATTTGCCAAGGATTTAGAGATCCAGAGAATGAAGGTCTTCATGGTCCAGCTCGAGAAGCTTAAGCGAGTTAAGAGCAACGATTCACATA AAAGTTACTTGTAA